The proteins below are encoded in one region of bacterium:
- a CDS encoding DUF1559 domain-containing protein has protein sequence MPRRGFTLIELLVVISIIAILAAILFPVFAKAREKARQSACLSNTKQMSLAMLQYAQDYDEQLPYNSRTAAGGGWWYTRIGPYIKNDQIFMCPSKSPHVNAVPTGADINYINDYTCNHNIYYSGYGGPMTALGKIDKPAECMLLCDNVSAWDYMFPPWWSNYTHWHNEGSNVAFCDGHAKWVNRTARWNQFPGELL, from the coding sequence ATGCCACGCCGCGGCTTCACCCTCATCGAGCTGCTGGTCGTCATCTCTATCATCGCCATTCTCGCCGCGATCTTGTTCCCTGTCTTCGCCAAGGCCCGCGAAAAGGCCCGACAGTCGGCCTGTCTGTCCAACACCAAACAGATGAGTCTGGCGATGCTGCAGTACGCGCAGGACTACGACGAGCAGTTGCCGTACAACTCCCGCACCGCTGCTGGGGGCGGCTGGTGGTATACGCGGATCGGGCCGTATATCAAGAACGACCAGATCTTCATGTGCCCCAGCAAGAGCCCACATGTCAACGCAGTGCCCACCGGAGCAGACATCAACTACATCAACGACTACACATGCAACCACAACATCTACTACTCAGGCTACGGTGGGCCGATGACCGCTCTCGGCAAGATTGACAAGCCAGCCGAGTGCATGCTCCTGTGCGACAATGTGTCCGCCTGGGACTACATGTTCCCGCCCTGGTGGTCGAACTACACCCACTGGCACAATGAGGGCTCGAACGTGGCCTTCTGCGACGGCCACGCCAAGTGGGTCAACCGGACGGCCCGCTGGAACCAGTTCCCCGGCGAGTTGCTGTAG
- a CDS encoding dipeptidase, translating into MNDHVQKCWNTALALLRPTEAQLQHGLELHRDALVFETYGFAPNACFDGAALAAAAEEGASAVELQDLREDMSMTRWATVPAEREEFKQAFDFAGVNCIFQNAGEEGQTAMRLARRLARFTFSTDVMRDFVCRAAFPDDISAAHARGGHCLYFTGNGVPLVEDWITPHDELRFIRIFFQLGIRMMHLTYNRRNMIGEGCAESSNAGLSDFGRMVIAEMNKQGVIVDCAHSGWQTSLEAAQASSKPMVASHSACAALQPHHRCKPDEVIRAICDTDGMIGICWVPGFLGGSGTIVEVLNHVDYVVRNYGAQYVGLGSDTSYTPQRQAEEWSKYPRVKERKRWNNFWWPNDPLYDPKFQKPEQRESLAWTNWPLMTVGMVQRGYSDDDIRQILGGNMMRVAQAAVAGLGLEA; encoded by the coding sequence ATGAACGACCACGTACAGAAATGCTGGAATACCGCCCTGGCCCTGCTGCGGCCCACTGAGGCCCAACTGCAGCACGGCCTGGAGCTCCACCGCGACGCCCTCGTCTTCGAGACCTACGGCTTCGCACCGAATGCCTGCTTTGACGGCGCGGCCCTCGCCGCCGCGGCCGAGGAGGGGGCCTCGGCGGTCGAGCTGCAGGACCTGCGCGAGGACATGAGCATGACGCGCTGGGCCACCGTGCCCGCCGAGCGCGAGGAGTTCAAGCAGGCCTTCGACTTCGCCGGCGTCAACTGCATCTTCCAGAACGCCGGGGAAGAGGGGCAGACGGCCATGCGGCTGGCGCGGCGCCTGGCGCGTTTCACCTTCTCGACCGACGTGATGCGCGACTTCGTCTGCCGCGCGGCCTTCCCCGATGACATCAGCGCCGCCCACGCGCGCGGCGGGCACTGCCTGTACTTCACCGGCAACGGCGTGCCGCTGGTCGAGGACTGGATCACGCCCCACGATGAGTTGCGCTTCATCCGCATCTTCTTCCAGCTCGGCATCCGCATGATGCACCTGACCTACAACCGCCGGAACATGATCGGCGAGGGGTGCGCCGAGTCGTCCAACGCGGGCCTGAGCGACTTCGGGCGCATGGTGATCGCCGAGATGAACAAACAGGGCGTGATCGTGGACTGCGCGCACTCGGGCTGGCAGACGAGTCTGGAGGCCGCGCAGGCTTCGAGCAAGCCGATGGTCGCCAGCCACTCGGCCTGCGCCGCGCTGCAGCCCCACCACCGCTGCAAGCCCGATGAGGTCATCCGCGCCATCTGCGACACCGACGGCATGATCGGCATCTGCTGGGTGCCGGGCTTCCTGGGCGGCAGCGGCACCATCGTCGAGGTGCTCAACCACGTGGACTACGTGGTGCGCAACTACGGCGCCCAGTATGTCGGGCTGGGCAGCGACACCTCGTACACGCCGCAGCGGCAGGCGGAGGAGTGGTCGAAGTACCCGCGCGTCAAGGAGCGCAAGCGCTGGAACAACTTCTGGTGGCCGAACGACCCGCTGTATGACCCCAAGTTCCAGAAGCCCGAGCAGCGCGAGAGCCTGGCCTGGACGAACTGGCCGCTGATGACCGTGGGCATGGTGCAGCGCGGCTACAGCGACGACGACATTCGCCAGATCCTCGGCGGCAACATGATGCGCGTGGCGCAGGCGGCCGTCGCAGGACTGGGGCTGGAGGCCTGA
- a CDS encoding alpha-L-fucosidase: protein MIPRFDDGRDWFFERRFGLFVHWGLYALGEWHEQEQFRRPVPRAEYARQIERFNPVKYDPDEWLDLAQSVGMRYVTFTSKHIDGFCMFDSAHTDYKVTNTPYGRDVLAMLAEACHRRDMALCIYYSVADMHHPNYPNAGRSYELPAPDPGDEPDLDRYLAYVEAQVRELCTNYGHLHGFWWDANVIQHFDPRFRALIRSLQPDAIINGRGFDAPWPAEEAGDCSTPERDYDPTGEHLLAFERPTEACQAVGVESWGYRAEEDYYTDAHLIRSIDRMMARGANYLLNVGPKPDGTLPERAVRMLRTIGDWYHRVEEALVAVEPCSDLIVNREVLLTRRGNTLYVHLVTPPRTNAVILAPLAKLPRTATLLNTGEPVQTRLDRLPERFRDPGPSLRLYDLPVNEHAGTALVVKLEFDEDPAGGIG from the coding sequence ATGATCCCACGCTTTGACGATGGCCGCGATTGGTTCTTCGAGCGACGCTTCGGGCTGTTCGTCCACTGGGGGCTGTATGCTCTGGGGGAATGGCATGAGCAGGAGCAGTTCCGCCGGCCGGTGCCGCGCGCGGAGTACGCCCGCCAGATCGAGCGCTTCAACCCCGTCAAGTACGACCCCGACGAGTGGCTCGACCTGGCCCAGAGCGTGGGGATGCGCTATGTGACCTTCACCTCCAAGCACATAGACGGGTTCTGCATGTTCGACAGCGCCCACACGGACTACAAGGTCACGAACACCCCGTACGGGCGCGATGTACTGGCGATGCTGGCCGAGGCCTGCCACCGGCGCGACATGGCCCTGTGCATCTACTACTCCGTCGCCGACATGCACCACCCCAACTACCCCAACGCCGGGCGGAGCTACGAGCTGCCCGCCCCCGACCCCGGCGACGAGCCCGACCTGGACAGGTACCTGGCCTACGTCGAGGCGCAGGTGCGCGAGCTGTGCACCAACTACGGCCACCTGCACGGCTTCTGGTGGGACGCCAATGTGATCCAGCACTTCGATCCGCGCTTCCGGGCGCTGATCCGCTCCCTGCAGCCGGACGCGATCATCAACGGGCGCGGCTTCGATGCCCCCTGGCCTGCCGAGGAGGCCGGCGACTGCAGCACCCCCGAGCGCGACTATGACCCCACGGGCGAGCACTTACTCGCCTTCGAGCGCCCCACCGAGGCCTGCCAGGCCGTGGGCGTCGAGAGCTGGGGCTACCGCGCCGAGGAGGACTACTACACCGACGCCCACCTGATTCGCAGCATTGACCGGATGATGGCCCGCGGCGCCAACTATCTGCTCAACGTCGGGCCGAAGCCGGACGGCACCCTCCCCGAGCGGGCGGTGCGCATGTTGCGCACCATCGGCGACTGGTACCACCGCGTCGAGGAGGCGCTGGTGGCTGTCGAGCCCTGCTCGGACCTGATCGTCAACCGCGAGGTGCTGCTGACCCGGCGGGGCAACACGCTCTATGTCCACCTGGTGACTCCACCGCGCACCAACGCCGTCATCCTGGCGCCGCTGGCGAAGCTGCCTCGGACGGCCACGCTGCTGAACACCGGCGAGCCGGTGCAGACGCGCCTGGACCGCCTGCCGGAGCGCTTCCGCGATCCCGGCCCGTCGTTGCGGCTGTATGACCTGCCGGTCAACGAGCACGCGGGCACGGCGCTGGTGGTGAAGCTGGAGTTCGACGAGGATCCAGCGGGAGGCATTGGGTAA
- a CDS encoding ABC transporter permease subunit has translation MRRSPALAYLLLLPALLFFAGYILYPIAHTFLLGFSSWSAVDQTRLAVGWRNYADLLADPNFTMALRNNGLFIVLSLAVQLPLALLLAVGVGSALRRHQLLRTLFFAPFVLPIVAVGLVWQLIYEPSLGPLNTLLTAAHLESLAHGWLGESETAIFAVIAVSCWRYVGFHMMIVLAGVQAIGDDLYEAARLDGATGWQAFWHVTLPNLRRVLLVDALLITVGSVKIFDLVKVMTNGGPGTSSDVLATFMYRTAFTEDRMGYSAAIAVIMLLITLAFTVVYLKLTALEEVSLPERVTRWLWRVLGALAVGVLFWRLPLPRALGVLLGVAGLVALALLVGHLWERLPRRLGRTLGDIGFALLAVLTLLPVVWAALGSFKSLNDLMLQPWALPRQWLWANYAAAWHGGIGRYLLNSVVVTILSVGLALACSAPAAYVFARLRVRGGMVLFGLIVGGILLPVHASLIPLFIQSNRLHLVNWPALIGPYVAFGLPLMVLMLRAYFAGLPQELIDAAEVDGCGHLRTLWHVLLPVARPAVATVCIFQASWVWNELPLALVLVKDKLWQILPVGLLNFQGEHATDWSVVLAGVMIAVVPILVLYFVFQKHIIKGLTAGAVK, from the coding sequence ATGCGTCGCAGCCCCGCCCTGGCCTACCTGTTGCTGCTGCCGGCCCTGCTGTTCTTCGCCGGCTACATACTATATCCGATTGCCCATACGTTTCTGCTAGGGTTCTCCAGCTGGAGCGCCGTGGACCAGACGCGGCTGGCGGTCGGGTGGAGGAACTACGCCGACCTGCTGGCCGACCCCAACTTCACCATGGCCCTGCGCAACAACGGCCTGTTCATCGTCCTGTCGCTGGCCGTGCAGCTGCCGCTGGCGCTGCTGCTGGCGGTCGGGGTCGGGTCGGCGCTGCGCCGCCATCAACTCCTGCGCACGCTCTTCTTCGCCCCCTTCGTCCTGCCCATCGTGGCTGTCGGCCTGGTCTGGCAGCTCATCTACGAGCCCAGCCTCGGGCCGCTCAACACGCTGCTGACCGCGGCGCACCTGGAGAGCCTCGCTCACGGCTGGCTGGGCGAGAGCGAGACGGCCATCTTCGCGGTCATCGCCGTCTCGTGCTGGCGCTATGTGGGCTTCCACATGATGATCGTGCTGGCAGGGGTGCAGGCCATCGGGGACGACCTGTACGAGGCGGCGCGGCTGGACGGGGCGACGGGCTGGCAGGCCTTCTGGCATGTGACGCTGCCGAACCTGCGGCGGGTGCTGCTCGTGGACGCCCTGCTCATCACCGTGGGCTCGGTGAAGATCTTCGACCTGGTCAAGGTGATGACCAACGGCGGGCCGGGGACCAGCAGTGACGTGCTCGCCACCTTCATGTACCGCACGGCCTTCACCGAGGACCGCATGGGCTACAGCGCGGCCATCGCCGTCATCATGCTGCTGATCACGCTGGCCTTCACGGTCGTGTACCTGAAGCTGACGGCCCTGGAGGAAGTGTCGCTGCCGGAGCGGGTGACACGGTGGCTCTGGCGCGTCCTGGGCGCATTGGCCGTGGGCGTGCTCTTCTGGCGGCTGCCACTCCCGCGCGCCCTCGGGGTGTTGCTGGGCGTCGCGGGGCTGGTGGCGCTGGCGCTGCTGGTCGGCCACCTGTGGGAGCGCCTGCCGCGCCGCCTCGGACGGACGCTCGGCGACATCGGCTTCGCCCTGCTGGCCGTGCTGACCCTCCTGCCGGTCGTCTGGGCGGCGCTGGGGTCGTTCAAGAGCCTCAACGACCTGATGCTGCAGCCCTGGGCGCTGCCCAGGCAGTGGCTGTGGGCCAACTACGCGGCTGCGTGGCACGGGGGGATTGGCCGCTACCTGCTCAACAGCGTGGTGGTGACGATCCTGTCGGTCGGGCTGGCGCTGGCGTGCAGCGCCCCGGCGGCGTACGTCTTCGCCCGGCTGCGCGTGCGCGGCGGGATGGTCCTGTTCGGCCTGATCGTCGGCGGCATCCTGCTGCCCGTCCATGCCTCGCTCATCCCGCTGTTCATCCAGAGCAACCGCCTGCACCTGGTCAACTGGCCGGCCCTCATCGGCCCGTACGTGGCCTTCGGGCTGCCGCTGATGGTGCTGATGCTGCGGGCGTACTTTGCGGGGCTGCCGCAGGAGCTGATTGATGCGGCGGAGGTGGATGGCTGCGGCCACCTGCGGACGCTGTGGCACGTGCTGCTGCCCGTAGCGCGGCCGGCGGTGGCCACGGTGTGCATCTTCCAGGCCTCGTGGGTGTGGAACGAGCTGCCGCTGGCGCTGGTGCTCGTGAAGGACAAGCTGTGGCAGATCCTGCCGGTGGGGCTGCTGAACTTCCAGGGCGAGCACGCGACCGACTGGTCGGTGGTGCTGGCGGGCGTGATGATCGCCGTCG
- a CDS encoding DUF1648 domain-containing protein gives MRTVPTQLLCVLLIALAVGYALWLYPHLPERVPTHWNAAGKVDGWGPRGTAAFMTPAMMGGFWLLLLVLPLISPRRFKVEGFRDTWNLVIMLAMAMFAFIQVIMLQAALHPGVDVGRLLIAGLCLFLAALGLLMPRVGPNFWMGIRTPWTLASETVWTATHRVAAWTMGVGGVLGALLALVGVPPLFAFTLVIVSAIYPAFYSLWLYKWLEREGKLAE, from the coding sequence ATGCGCACCGTCCCCACCCAGCTCCTCTGCGTCCTGCTCATCGCGCTCGCCGTGGGCTACGCCCTGTGGCTGTACCCGCACTTGCCCGAGCGCGTGCCGACCCACTGGAACGCGGCCGGCAAGGTGGACGGCTGGGGGCCGCGCGGGACGGCCGCCTTCATGACCCCGGCGATGATGGGCGGCTTCTGGCTACTGCTGCTCGTGCTCCCGCTCATCTCCCCCCGGCGCTTCAAGGTAGAGGGCTTCCGCGACACGTGGAACCTGGTCATCATGCTGGCCATGGCGATGTTCGCCTTCATCCAGGTGATCATGTTGCAGGCGGCGCTGCACCCGGGGGTGGACGTGGGGAGGCTGCTGATCGCGGGGCTCTGTCTCTTCCTGGCGGCCCTGGGCCTGTTGATGCCGCGCGTGGGGCCCAACTTCTGGATGGGGATCCGTACGCCGTGGACGCTCGCGAGCGAGACGGTGTGGACGGCGACGCACCGCGTGGCCGCGTGGACGATGGGCGTGGGCGGGGTACTGGGCGCCCTGCTGGCCCTGGTCGGCGTGCCGCCTCTGTTTGCCTTCACACTGGTCATCGTCTCGGCGATCTACCCGGCCTTCTACTCGCTGTGGCTGTACAAGTGGCTGGAGCGGGAGGGGAAGCTGGCGGAATGA
- a CDS encoding Fic family protein: MMTYEPRFCYTDSMVRDLMTIEGARQLIEVLPLPPDAAFLLRYEAQRQSTRYSTAIEGNTLSLEEIREALSHSDRTGSRQQQEVRNYWNALEWLERRLPDPLVQRLIPETQHPTEYELREPGRVLISEPFICMLHSMIIPRGRGRRPRMSSYRSSECPVVDRATATIEYGPPAPEDVPELMEALCGWRISLLTQLLPVPIRAGILAYQLVTIHPFDDGNGRTARALATADLWLGGYRMRGFLSVEEEYFRDLKLYYDNLQMGLPMNYYEGRNDPDLTPWLEYFTHTLALAANRLGSRALSLHKAQQAEDTPWEHLSRRQQQLLVRLAHSADETGARPFSPAEVADWFMVSATTARTWLREWHEEGFIRPCAGAVRVRSWELAESYGSLLKALLAQPQAPE; encoded by the coding sequence ATGATGACCTATGAGCCGCGCTTCTGCTACACAGACTCGATGGTCAGGGATCTGATGACCATCGAGGGCGCACGCCAGCTGATCGAGGTGCTGCCACTGCCGCCGGATGCGGCGTTCCTGCTAAGGTATGAGGCGCAGAGGCAATCCACGCGCTACTCCACGGCGATCGAGGGGAACACCCTCTCACTCGAGGAGATCAGGGAAGCGCTGTCGCACTCGGACCGTACGGGCTCGCGCCAGCAGCAGGAGGTTCGGAACTACTGGAATGCCCTGGAGTGGCTGGAGCGTAGGCTGCCCGATCCCCTTGTCCAGCGTCTCATCCCCGAGACACAGCACCCGACCGAGTACGAACTGAGAGAGCCGGGACGTGTCCTCATCTCCGAGCCATTCATCTGCATGCTTCACAGCATGATCATCCCTCGCGGTCGAGGGCGGCGCCCGCGGATGAGCAGCTACCGCTCATCCGAGTGCCCCGTCGTAGACAGGGCGACGGCCACGATTGAGTATGGGCCACCCGCCCCAGAGGACGTTCCCGAACTCATGGAGGCGCTCTGCGGGTGGCGCATATCGCTGCTGACGCAGTTGCTCCCGGTTCCCATCCGTGCCGGAATACTAGCGTATCAGCTTGTGACCATCCATCCCTTTGACGACGGGAACGGCCGCACTGCCCGAGCCTTGGCCACCGCTGATCTGTGGTTAGGCGGCTACCGCATGCGAGGGTTCCTTTCGGTCGAAGAGGAGTACTTCAGGGACTTGAAGCTGTACTACGACAACCTGCAGATGGGGCTGCCGATGAACTACTACGAGGGCCGGAACGACCCCGACCTAACGCCGTGGTTGGAGTACTTCACGCACACGCTGGCACTGGCTGCGAACCGCCTCGGGTCCCGGGCCCTGTCGCTGCACAAGGCACAGCAGGCCGAGGATACGCCGTGGGAACACCTCTCCCGCCGACAACAGCAACTCCTCGTGCGACTGGCGCATTCGGCCGATGAGACCGGCGCACGGCCCTTCAGTCCCGCTGAGGTCGCCGACTGGTTCATGGTCTCGGCCACGACGGCGCGCACGTGGCTGCGCGAATGGCACGAGGAGGGCTTCATCCGTCCCTGCGCCGGCGCCGTGCGCGTCCGTTCCTGGGAGCTGGCGGAGTCCTACGGGAGCCTCTTGAAGGCGCTGTTAGCGCAACCTCAGGCCCCCGAATAA
- a CDS encoding extracellular solute-binding protein has translation MSRTIALAVVVLFIALCVGCQPGAQNQAPTTGAGPLVPGATPQQAGGKVTLQLWTIWNTSPRQDALADIITAFQAANPDIAIQTNAQEPDAYKTNIRVALGGAQPPDIFFVWSGEKMLHNFVRGGNVADLTADLDASNKAWRSRLVASSLDSYTYDGKTYGVPYLLQCTFFLYNKDLFAKNGWKVPQSWDELLALCDNIKAKGLTPLALGNMQKWPASHFPCVLTQRLIGKAAAERQYDPLGPGSYDDPAWTKSLDTLKDMADKGCFSKAPNGVDRAMARTGFYSGKAAMFYTGTWDFARLSKGGEAPESFWNSWDFFNFPPVAGGKGEQNCLAGSADGYVISSKTPNRAAAVKFLQFMTEVQQAQQFVSKCQELVQVQGAVTAENAGPRLRKYADIVKAAPCLSAWTDTLMEESVAQAYMGGIQNLLEGKKTPSDVMTAVRQRQRDVKRELQAKGQ, from the coding sequence GTGTCTCGCACCATCGCACTCGCTGTCGTTGTGCTCTTCATCGCGCTGTGTGTGGGCTGTCAGCCCGGCGCGCAGAACCAGGCTCCCACGACCGGCGCCGGGCCGCTCGTGCCCGGGGCCACGCCGCAGCAGGCCGGCGGCAAGGTCACGCTGCAGCTCTGGACCATCTGGAACACCAGCCCGCGCCAGGACGCTCTGGCCGACATCATCACGGCTTTCCAGGCGGCCAACCCCGACATCGCCATCCAGACCAACGCTCAGGAGCCCGATGCGTACAAGACCAACATCCGCGTGGCTCTGGGCGGTGCTCAGCCGCCGGACATCTTCTTCGTCTGGAGCGGCGAGAAGATGCTGCACAACTTCGTGCGGGGGGGCAACGTCGCGGACCTCACCGCCGACCTGGACGCGAGCAACAAGGCCTGGCGCAGCCGCCTGGTCGCCTCCTCGCTGGATAGCTACACCTACGACGGCAAGACCTATGGTGTCCCCTACCTGCTGCAGTGCACCTTCTTCCTGTACAACAAGGACCTGTTCGCCAAGAACGGGTGGAAGGTGCCGCAGAGCTGGGACGAGCTGCTGGCCCTGTGCGACAACATCAAGGCCAAGGGCCTCACGCCGCTGGCGCTGGGCAACATGCAGAAGTGGCCGGCCAGCCACTTCCCGTGCGTGCTGACCCAGCGGCTGATCGGCAAAGCGGCGGCCGAGCGGCAGTATGACCCGCTCGGGCCCGGCAGCTACGACGACCCGGCCTGGACCAAGTCGCTCGACACCCTGAAGGACATGGCGGACAAGGGATGCTTCAGCAAGGCCCCCAACGGCGTGGACCGGGCCATGGCCCGCACGGGGTTCTACTCGGGCAAGGCCGCGATGTTCTACACGGGCACATGGGACTTCGCCCGGCTGTCCAAGGGCGGCGAGGCCCCCGAGAGCTTCTGGAACTCCTGGGACTTCTTCAACTTCCCGCCGGTGGCCGGCGGCAAGGGCGAGCAGAACTGCCTGGCCGGCTCGGCAGATGGCTACGTGATCTCGTCCAAGACCCCCAACCGCGCGGCGGCGGTGAAGTTCCTCCAGTTCATGACGGAGGTGCAGCAGGCCCAGCAGTTCGTGAGCAAGTGCCAGGAGCTGGTGCAGGTCCAGGGCGCCGTGACCGCCGAGAACGCCGGCCCGCGCCTGCGCAAGTACGCCGACATCGTTAAGGCCGCCCCGTGCCTATCGGCGTGGACGGACACGCTGATGGAGGAGTCGGTGGCCCAGGCGTACATGGGCGGGATCCAGAACCTGCTGGAGGGCAAGAAGACGCCGTCGGATGTGATGACGGCGGTGCGGCAGAGGCAGCGGGACGTGAAGCGGGAGCTGCAGGCGAAGGGGCAGTGA
- a CDS encoding sulfatase-like hydrolase/transferase translates to MSEKLNILFIAVDSLSARHMSCYGYPFHTTPHLDRLAEEGVLFEQNFCPHVPTTSGYGTMLTGLDCFSNTLVALRHEGTMPEDVKSLPEILREHGYESTCVGFRGNAAARGFDNYIDFKGWGGWDERPLTKADNLNEVAIPELKRLAAGDKPFCLFLRHMDPHSPYLPPAPFDRMFYSGDECDPSNHSLDAMKEFKPFRDYLLSWMPPGITDADYVIAQYDGAVAYMDASIQAILQALDDLDLSENTLVILNADHGETLDEHECYFDHHGMYDCTLHVPLILRLPGLLPEGLRVPGITLHQDLVPTLMDLLDIEPGVKLDGKSQIPMITGEVANNYNGFYITECTWMRKHGWRTSEWKLMHALEPDFHFKPEVELYNLLDDPGENHNVADSEPLILAALEQKLNDHVARREAETGRPAPIKTNLNWHGKGLGRGFESSQEAYDGLYIGSPKTAAALQDKESKEGK, encoded by the coding sequence ATGTCTGAAAAGCTGAATATCCTGTTCATCGCCGTGGATAGCCTGTCGGCGCGCCACATGAGCTGCTACGGTTATCCCTTCCACACGACGCCGCACCTGGACCGCCTGGCCGAGGAGGGCGTGCTGTTTGAGCAGAACTTCTGCCCGCACGTCCCCACCACGTCCGGCTATGGCACGATGCTCACCGGCCTGGACTGCTTCTCCAACACGCTCGTGGCGCTGCGGCATGAGGGCACCATGCCCGAGGACGTGAAGTCGCTGCCCGAGATCCTGCGCGAGCACGGCTACGAGAGCACCTGTGTGGGCTTCCGGGGCAACGCGGCGGCGCGGGGCTTCGACAACTACATTGACTTCAAGGGCTGGGGCGGCTGGGACGAGCGCCCGCTGACCAAGGCCGACAACCTCAACGAGGTCGCCATTCCCGAACTCAAGCGGCTGGCGGCCGGGGACAAGCCCTTCTGCCTGTTCCTGCGCCACATGGACCCGCACAGCCCCTACCTCCCGCCCGCTCCCTTCGACCGCATGTTCTACTCCGGCGACGAGTGCGACCCGAGCAACCACTCGCTCGACGCGATGAAGGAGTTCAAGCCCTTCCGCGACTACCTGCTGTCCTGGATGCCGCCGGGCATCACCGACGCCGACTACGTCATCGCCCAGTATGACGGCGCCGTCGCCTACATGGACGCCTCGATCCAGGCGATCCTGCAGGCGCTGGACGACCTCGACCTGTCCGAGAACACCCTCGTCATCCTCAACGCCGACCACGGCGAGACGCTCGACGAGCATGAGTGCTACTTCGACCACCACGGCATGTACGACTGCACGCTGCATGTGCCGCTCATCCTGCGCCTGCCGGGCCTGCTGCCCGAGGGCCTGCGGGTGCCGGGGATCACGCTGCACCAGGACCTCGTGCCCACCCTCATGGACCTGCTGGACATCGAGCCGGGCGTGAAGCTCGACGGCAAGAGCCAGATTCCGATGATCACCGGCGAGGTGGCGAACAATTACAACGGCTTCTACATCACCGAGTGCACGTGGATGCGCAAGCACGGCTGGCGCACGAGCGAGTGGAAGCTCATGCACGCACTGGAGCCGGACTTCCACTTCAAGCCCGAGGTGGAGCTGTACAACCTGCTGGACGACCCGGGCGAGAACCACAATGTGGCCGACAGCGAGCCGCTCATCCTGGCGGCGCTGGAGCAGAAGCTCAACGACCACGTAGCCAGGCGCGAGGCCGAGACCGGCCGCCCGGCGCCGATCAAGACCAACCTGAACTGGCACGGCAAGGGTCTGGGCCGAGGTTTCGAGTCCTCACAGGAGGCCTACGACGGCCTGTACATCGGCAGCCCGAAGACCGCCGCGGCGCTGCAGGACAAAGAGAGCAAGGAAGGAAAGTAG